In one window of Nicotiana tabacum cultivar K326 chromosome 12, ASM71507v2, whole genome shotgun sequence DNA:
- the LOC142167347 gene encoding zinc finger BED domain-containing protein RICESLEEPER 2-like: protein MAENKSRVSEDGDTNDSIPNIECLSPDEAPNKRKVMQPRSDAWNHFEKYVDPSGANKKNWMEHEDASLKEMANKINEKIINYWGEPEKMNKIIFIASILDPRNKLDYVPFAIMRMFGEKEEKKLILEVKNYMDSLFDYYVKISSKRSTSASSVNTTNTVRGYGSFLKRGTMRTKLEFERHKEVTGGLDAKSELDRYLAEDIEPKIYEFKILKCWKINVPRFSILAEMARDVLAIPISSVASECAFSTGGRILDSFRSSLTPKLVQSLICLQD, encoded by the exons ATGGCAGAAAATAAAAGTAGGGTAAGCGAAGATGGGGATACAAATGATAGCATACCTAACATTGAATGTCTTAGTCCCGATGAAGCTCCAAATAAAAGGAAAGTCATGCAACCTAGATCTGATGCTTGGAACCATTTTGAGAAGTATGTTGATCCTAGTGGAGCTAATAAAAAAAAT TGGATGGAACATGAAGATGCTAGTTTGAAAGAAATGGCAAATAAAATTAACGAAAAAATTATCAATTATTGGGGTGAACCTGAAAAAATGAACAAGATAATCTTTATTGCATCAATTTTGGATCCCCGTAACAAGCTTGACTATGTTCCTTTTGCAATTATGAGGATGTttggagaaaaagaagagaagaaattgATATTAGAAGTGAAAAATTATATGGACTCTTTGTTTGATTATTATGTAAAGATAAGTTCAAAAAGATCTACATCTGCTTCATCTGTAAATACAACAAATACTGTGAGAGGTTATGGTAGCTTTCTGAAAAGAGGAACAATGAGAACGAAATTAGAATTTGAGAGACATAAGGAAGTGACAGGAGGTTTAGATGCTAAATCAGAGTTAGATAGATATCTTGCTGAAGATATTGAGCCTAAAATATATGAGTTTAAAATCTTAAAGTGTTGGAAAATCAATGTGCCTAGATTTTCCATTCTTGCGGAGATGGCTCGTGATGTGTTAGCCATTCCTATTTCAAGTGTTGCATCAGAATGTGCATTCAGCACTGGAGGTCGCATTCTTGACTCGTTTAGGAGTTCGTTGACGCCTAAACTGGTGCAATCTCTTATTTGTCTTCAAGATTAG